The following are encoded in a window of Halosolutus halophilus genomic DNA:
- a CDS encoding MBL fold metallo-hydrolase — MTDDATNGVTGIKLSPGSTNCYLLETDRGYLLIDTGYEWEYRTFLAQLADAGIDVDEIEYLLLTHHHDDHVGFANELLDGVTVIAHEAAEALLRAGENDRSGGGLLNRRVYYLAKVRSWLTPEWDLTFPPVTLRDDDMLVDGDDDRLLRELGIDGTILETPGHTPDSISVLLDDGTLFCGDAAMSRPLWAGIEYHTIFITDVDQYYESWQKILGSGAKRVYPAHGDPFDVERLREHMGAYSDDALIETDPITSRYADFG, encoded by the coding sequence GTGACCGACGACGCGACGAACGGGGTGACGGGGATCAAACTATCGCCGGGATCGACGAACTGTTACCTGCTCGAGACCGATCGGGGATACCTGTTGATCGATACCGGCTACGAGTGGGAGTACCGGACCTTCCTCGCGCAACTCGCAGACGCCGGTATCGACGTCGACGAGATCGAGTACCTGCTCCTGACCCACCACCACGACGATCACGTCGGCTTCGCGAACGAACTGCTCGACGGGGTGACTGTGATCGCACACGAAGCCGCCGAAGCCCTGTTACGGGCCGGTGAAAACGACAGATCCGGCGGCGGACTGCTGAACAGACGGGTGTACTATCTGGCGAAAGTGCGATCGTGGCTGACCCCCGAGTGGGACCTGACCTTTCCGCCCGTCACGCTTCGTGACGACGATATGCTGGTCGACGGTGACGACGACCGGCTGTTGCGCGAACTGGGAATCGACGGGACGATCCTCGAAACGCCGGGACACACCCCGGACTCGATCTCCGTCCTCCTGGACGATGGCACGCTCTTCTGTGGTGATGCGGCGATGAGCAGGCCGCTCTGGGCCGGGATCGAGTACCACACGATATTCATTACCGACGTCGACCAGTACTACGAAAGCTGGCAGAAGATCCTCGGTAGCGGTGCCAAACGGGTCTATCCAGCCCACGGCGATCCCTTCGACGTCGAGAGATTACGGGAGCACATGGGAGCGTACAGCGACGATGCGTTGATCGAGACGGATCCGATCACCTCCAGGTACGCCGATTTCGGCTGA
- a CDS encoding PEP/pyruvate-binding domain-containing protein, which yields METLEPKHSVLPLTGAAAADATLTGGKGANLARLIDAGLPVPDGFCVTTAVYDRLVADAEIEALIADLEDVDPTATGRQRALAGELRDRLRERPLPADVREAIADAVDDDAVYVARSSATAEDLPSASFAGQHETELELEGLEAVLDAVSACMASLFTDRAVAYRATNDVPHGDVSMAVVVQRMVDADASGVLFTADPTSGRRTVASIDAAAGLGESVVSGTVTADNVRVDRESGEILEYRVGDRDESNDGRSGDSHRGRVLSDEQVTTLVSYADAIERLFDTPQDVEWSVADGRLWVLQSRPITTLFPVPSPPPDDDALHVYYSFNHRQGMTESMPPLVADHWRRVTATTLGRVVGYDLPTGPVSTTAGGIVYMDVTPLVRSDRLSARLFASLEEVDRAAIPPLEEVRERRGDELADISLLRGVSPTRTLSTAGRLLPAVGRSIRAIVRGLVSRSYEGVPRRSREWADRLAERLIRGVRGGETHRDRIRILLETYEEIAFEGVTQAFKLWNVYVYRAALKRLCPGADEEFEALGRGLRENVTTAMMLELGDVTDVARDHPAVEQALSDGRDLEEIREVEGGEAFVAAFEDFLDEYGFRAPAEIEFSRPRYREDPSPLLETVRASLETGERGDHRRRVDRLEAEAEAAIERLERRAAQAAFGSIRRRLVRPFAARYRSYLSMRETPKYALSQLLDETRRQVLAAGEHLEREGGLDDAADVWLYDFDELLSALASPAEPIDVDLDARRAEHRRNRQLRAPRVIASDGEIPRGAAADTDVDGLVGTPTSDGIAEGVACVVHDPGNATLERGEILVAPHTDPGWTPLFLNAAGLVTDVGGVMTHGSLVAREYGIPSVVAAEATREIDTGDRIRVDGTRGVVEFLEDG from the coding sequence ATGGAGACGCTCGAGCCGAAACACTCGGTACTCCCGTTAACGGGGGCGGCCGCGGCGGACGCGACGCTTACGGGCGGGAAAGGGGCGAACCTCGCGCGACTGATCGATGCGGGACTGCCCGTTCCGGACGGCTTCTGCGTGACGACGGCCGTCTACGACCGCCTCGTTGCGGACGCGGAGATCGAAGCGCTGATCGCCGACCTCGAGGACGTGGATCCGACGGCGACCGGCCGACAGCGGGCGCTCGCTGGGGAGTTGCGGGATCGTCTCCGCGAGCGACCGCTCCCCGCGGACGTCCGGGAGGCGATCGCCGACGCGGTCGACGACGACGCGGTCTACGTCGCCAGATCGAGCGCGACCGCCGAGGACCTCCCGTCGGCCTCGTTCGCGGGCCAGCACGAGACGGAACTCGAACTCGAGGGACTCGAGGCGGTTCTCGACGCGGTTTCCGCGTGCATGGCGAGCCTCTTCACCGATCGCGCGGTCGCCTACCGGGCGACCAACGACGTACCCCACGGCGACGTCTCGATGGCGGTCGTCGTCCAGCGGATGGTCGACGCCGACGCCTCTGGCGTGTTATTCACGGCCGACCCGACCTCCGGCAGGCGGACGGTCGCCTCGATCGACGCGGCCGCGGGACTGGGCGAGTCGGTGGTCTCGGGGACCGTGACGGCGGACAACGTCCGGGTCGACCGGGAGAGCGGTGAGATCCTCGAGTACCGCGTCGGTGACCGCGACGAGTCGAACGACGGTCGAAGCGGCGACTCTCACCGCGGGCGCGTCCTCTCGGACGAGCAGGTGACGACGCTCGTCTCCTACGCCGACGCGATCGAACGTCTCTTCGATACGCCCCAGGACGTCGAGTGGTCCGTCGCCGACGGTCGGCTGTGGGTGTTGCAGTCCCGGCCGATCACCACGCTGTTCCCGGTCCCGTCGCCGCCACCTGACGACGACGCGTTGCACGTCTACTACAGCTTCAACCACCGACAGGGAATGACCGAGTCGATGCCGCCCCTGGTCGCCGACCACTGGCGACGGGTCACTGCCACGACGCTCGGACGGGTCGTCGGCTACGACCTGCCGACCGGTCCGGTCTCCACGACGGCCGGCGGGATCGTCTACATGGACGTGACCCCGCTCGTCCGGTCCGATCGTCTCTCCGCTCGATTGTTCGCTTCCCTCGAGGAGGTCGACCGGGCGGCGATCCCCCCGCTCGAGGAAGTTCGCGAACGACGGGGCGACGAACTCGCCGACATCTCGCTGCTCCGTGGCGTCTCGCCGACGCGGACGCTCTCGACTGCAGGACGGCTCCTCCCTGCCGTCGGACGGTCGATCCGGGCGATCGTTCGCGGGCTGGTGAGCAGGTCGTACGAGGGAGTGCCACGACGGAGTCGCGAGTGGGCGGACCGGCTTGCAGAACGGCTGATACGCGGCGTTCGCGGCGGGGAAACGCACCGCGACCGCATCCGGATACTGCTCGAAACGTACGAGGAAATCGCCTTCGAGGGGGTGACGCAGGCGTTCAAGCTGTGGAACGTCTACGTTTACCGGGCCGCCCTGAAGCGACTCTGTCCCGGCGCAGACGAGGAGTTCGAGGCACTCGGGCGAGGCCTCCGCGAGAACGTCACGACCGCGATGATGCTCGAGTTGGGCGACGTCACCGACGTGGCCCGCGACCATCCCGCAGTCGAGCAAGCGCTCTCCGACGGGCGCGACCTCGAGGAGATTCGCGAGGTGGAGGGCGGCGAGGCGTTCGTGGCCGCGTTCGAGGACTTCCTCGACGAGTACGGATTCAGGGCACCCGCCGAGATCGAGTTCAGCCGACCGCGATACCGCGAGGATCCGTCGCCGCTGCTCGAGACCGTCAGGGCGTCGCTCGAGACGGGCGAGCGGGGCGACCATCGCCGACGCGTCGACCGGCTGGAAGCCGAGGCCGAGGCGGCGATCGAACGCCTCGAACGGAGGGCGGCCCAGGCCGCCTTCGGCTCGATCCGCCGGCGCCTGGTCCGCCCGTTCGCGGCGCGGTACCGGAGCTACCTCTCGATGCGGGAGACGCCGAAGTACGCCCTCTCGCAACTCCTCGACGAGACGCGACGCCAGGTGCTGGCGGCCGGCGAGCACCTCGAACGCGAGGGCGGCCTCGACGACGCGGCGGACGTCTGGCTGTACGACTTCGACGAGTTGCTGTCGGCGCTTGCGTCCCCGGCCGAGCCGATCGACGTCGACCTCGACGCCCGTCGGGCCGAGCACCGTCGCAATCGCCAGCTACGTGCCCCTCGCGTGATCGCGAGCGACGGGGAGATCCCTCGGGGAGCGGCGGCCGACACCGACGTCGACGGGCTCGTCGGAACGCCGACGTCCGACGGGATCGCCGAGGGGGTCGCCTGCGTCGTCCACGATCCGGGCAACGCGACGCTCGAGCGCGGGGAGATCCTCGTCGCGCCACACACCGACCCCGGCTGGACGCCGCTGTTTCTCAACGCGGCCGGACTGGTGACCGACGTTGGCGGCGTGATGACTCACGGCTCGCTGGTCGCCCGCGAGTACGGCATCCCCTCGGTCGTCGCCGCCGAGGCGACTCGCGAGATCGACACCGGAGATCGGATTCGCGTCGACGGAACGCGGGGGGTCGTCGAGTTCCTGGAAGACGGGTAG
- a CDS encoding universal stress protein — protein MEYLVGVDGSEESMEALAYASDIADAMNGSITAVYAVDPTVFDEGGTEPISSLSDADQRLIVESMADAEQRGLDVLEDAVSFAAELGHDIETELVYGDPVEEIADYAEEFDAVFVGHRGRSERTQLMLGSVAKQLVERATVPMTVVR, from the coding sequence ATGGAGTACCTCGTGGGCGTCGACGGTTCGGAGGAGTCGATGGAAGCACTCGCCTACGCCAGCGACATCGCGGACGCGATGAACGGCTCGATCACGGCCGTTTACGCGGTCGATCCCACCGTCTTCGACGAGGGTGGAACCGAACCGATCTCGTCGCTCTCCGATGCCGACCAGCGACTGATCGTGGAGAGTATGGCGGACGCCGAACAGCGGGGGCTGGACGTTCTCGAAGACGCGGTTTCGTTCGCCGCCGAACTCGGTCACGACATCGAGACGGAACTCGTCTACGGCGATCCGGTCGAAGAGATAGCCGACTACGCCGAGGAATTCGACGCCGTCTTCGTCGGTCACCGCGGTCGCTCCGAGCGAACGCAGTTGATGCTCGGCAGCGTCGCGAAGCAACTCGTCGAACGAGCGACCGTTCCGATGACCGTCGTCCGCTGA
- a CDS encoding alpha/beta fold hydrolase, whose protein sequence is MTSSDVPAGAGASYVGGPETGRPILLLHGAGLSWRMWLPQVRDLEADYRVVAPDLPAHGRRASDSFSLEDGVAVAAESLADAGVTESALVVGQSLGGYVGIELAARYPDRVAGLVPSGASANYRGWLAAKTALAGLVARLGAAVAPLERRFRQHVRSGLRSKPIQNVVVDAILDGGVSAAGYGQGAMAIAGIDSHATLRAYDGPVLLLNGADDRLNPPAADRLAPTLPDARTRRIADAGHTCNLDRPDAYTTAIREFATDVVWPTAAGAE, encoded by the coding sequence ATGACGTCGTCAGACGTGCCTGCGGGTGCGGGGGCGAGCTACGTCGGCGGTCCCGAAACCGGTCGGCCGATCCTCTTGCTTCACGGCGCGGGACTGTCGTGGCGGATGTGGCTTCCACAGGTCCGCGACCTCGAGGCCGACTACCGGGTCGTCGCACCCGATCTTCCCGCCCACGGACGGCGTGCGAGCGATTCGTTCTCGCTCGAGGACGGGGTGGCCGTCGCCGCCGAATCGCTCGCTGACGCGGGGGTGACCGAGTCGGCGCTCGTCGTCGGCCAGTCGCTCGGCGGTTACGTCGGGATCGAACTGGCCGCGCGGTACCCCGATCGGGTCGCCGGACTCGTCCCCTCGGGTGCGAGCGCGAACTATCGCGGTTGGCTCGCTGCGAAGACCGCGCTCGCCGGTCTGGTCGCCCGACTCGGGGCCGCGGTGGCGCCGCTCGAACGGCGGTTCCGGCAGCACGTTCGATCGGGGCTGCGATCGAAGCCGATTCAGAACGTGGTCGTCGACGCGATCCTCGACGGCGGCGTGTCGGCAGCCGGTTACGGCCAGGGTGCGATGGCGATCGCCGGGATCGACTCACACGCGACGCTGCGAGCCTACGACGGCCCCGTCTTGCTGCTGAACGGCGCGGACGATCGGCTCAACCCGCCCGCGGCCGACCGGCTGGCGCCGACGCTCCCGGACGCGCGAACGCGGCGGATCGCCGACGCGGGACACACCTGTAATCTCGATCGACCGGACGCGTACACGACGGCCATCCGCGAGTTCGCCACCGACGTCGTCTGGCCGACTGCGGCCGGGGCCGAGTGA
- a CDS encoding CPBP family intramembrane glutamic endopeptidase yields MTDRRVPPGTATGRESDTTTDRPALANRPGFDVWGFLLFSHGWTWLWWSVPIVAGWHVFRFPGIVFLIVGGVGVTIGGVVMAWQVGGRSGLVDLWRRLVDARLIPGRWAVVVLALWPALALVGAGAAIVVDGSTRPLSAAPLLGLLGEPIALLGTLAAIFLLGPFHEEIGWRGYWLDRLQLRWSALIASLVLGLAWAAWHAPLFLMVGYFSSWDFAPDPAWFAFNILVGAVLYTWLYNNTNRSVLAAIGFHFVGNATGQLLELSPTADFYQTVATTALVLVVLLWWGPVELRRGADRPLPPY; encoded by the coding sequence ATGACAGACCGACGGGTCCCTCCGGGGACGGCGACCGGGCGCGAGAGCGACACGACGACCGACCGGCCCGCGCTCGCAAATCGACCGGGCTTCGACGTCTGGGGGTTCCTGTTGTTCTCCCACGGCTGGACCTGGCTCTGGTGGAGCGTCCCGATCGTCGCCGGCTGGCACGTCTTCCGGTTCCCGGGAATCGTCTTCCTGATCGTCGGCGGCGTCGGCGTCACGATCGGCGGCGTCGTCATGGCCTGGCAGGTGGGCGGCCGATCCGGACTCGTGGACCTGTGGCGACGACTCGTCGACGCGAGACTGATTCCGGGCCGCTGGGCCGTGGTCGTGCTCGCGCTCTGGCCGGCGCTCGCGCTGGTCGGGGCCGGTGCCGCGATCGTCGTCGACGGGTCGACGCGTCCACTGAGCGCAGCGCCCCTGCTGGGCCTTCTCGGCGAGCCGATCGCGCTTCTGGGGACGCTAGCGGCGATCTTCCTGCTCGGCCCGTTTCACGAGGAGATCGGCTGGCGCGGCTACTGGCTCGATCGGCTCCAGTTGCGCTGGAGCGCGCTGATCGCCAGTCTCGTCCTCGGTCTCGCGTGGGCGGCGTGGCACGCGCCGCTGTTCCTGATGGTCGGGTACTTCAGTAGCTGGGACTTCGCACCGGACCCGGCCTGGTTCGCGTTCAACATCCTCGTCGGCGCGGTCCTGTACACCTGGCTGTACAACAACACGAACCGAAGCGTCCTCGCCGCGATCGGGTTTCACTTCGTCGGCAACGCGACCGGCCAACTTCTCGAGCTTTCGCCGACGGCGGACTTTTACCAGACGGTGGCCACGACGGCGCTCGTCCTCGTCGTCCTGCTCTGGTGGGGGCCGGTCGAACTCCGACGCGGGGCCGATCGGCCGCTGCCGCCGTACTGA
- a CDS encoding CPBP family glutamic-type intramembrane protease translates to MVLLTALGIVLYSCFYTWIYNHTGSILLAMVLHGGFNTGTVHLMPFADEIVFGPTHTTLLAVQVGVLFVTVLVLVALTGGRLGYDSDEVPRFRSEETLSETTL, encoded by the coding sequence ATGGTCCTCCTCACGGCCCTGGGAATCGTGCTCTACTCGTGTTTCTACACCTGGATCTACAACCACACCGGGAGTATTCTCCTGGCGATGGTACTCCACGGCGGCTTCAACACCGGAACGGTCCACCTGATGCCGTTCGCCGACGAAATCGTCTTCGGTCCCACTCATACGACGCTCCTGGCGGTACAGGTGGGTGTCCTCTTCGTCACCGTCCTCGTCCTCGTGGCACTCACCGGCGGGCGCCTGGGATACGATTCCGACGAAGTACCGCGGTTCCGCAGCGAGGAGACGCTGTCCGAGACGACTCTCTGA
- a CDS encoding CBS domain-containing protein: MPIENLARSDVVTAATDESIRELASTMQAEDVGSVVITDGETPVGIVTDRDLAMQVLADGADPEGVVAEDVMSDDLQTIDEDAGFYQATESMSEHGIRRLPVTGSNDELTGIITVDDLNELLADEHQELAGVVRAQRPPY; the protein is encoded by the coding sequence ATGCCGATCGAAAACCTCGCACGAAGCGACGTCGTCACGGCCGCGACCGACGAATCGATTCGCGAACTCGCGTCGACGATGCAGGCCGAAGACGTCGGAAGCGTCGTCATCACGGACGGCGAGACGCCGGTCGGAATCGTCACCGATCGCGATTTGGCGATGCAGGTGCTCGCGGACGGAGCGGATCCGGAGGGCGTCGTCGCGGAGGACGTGATGTCGGACGACCTGCAGACGATCGACGAGGACGCCGGCTTCTACCAGGCGACCGAGTCGATGAGCGAACACGGTATCCGTCGGCTTCCCGTGACGGGTTCGAACGACGAACTAACTGGTATCATCACGGTCGACGATCTGAACGAGTTACTCGCCGACGAGCACCAGGAACTGGCGGGCGTCGTGCGGGCACAGCGGCCGCCGTACTGA
- a CDS encoding DUF302 domain-containing protein: protein MSYTINKRVDGEFDDVVAETIDALEDAGFGVLCDIDVQATFEKKLGEDFRQYRILGACNPGLAHQGLEEDLELGTLLPCNVVVYEGDDGAVVVSAVEPGNLLDVTGNPALESIGDDARERFEQALEQL from the coding sequence ATGTCCTATACTATAAACAAACGGGTCGACGGGGAGTTCGACGACGTCGTCGCGGAGACGATCGACGCACTGGAAGACGCGGGGTTCGGCGTGCTCTGCGACATCGACGTACAGGCGACGTTCGAGAAAAAGCTCGGCGAGGACTTCCGTCAATACAGAATTCTGGGCGCGTGTAATCCCGGACTGGCACACCAGGGCCTCGAGGAGGACCTCGAACTCGGCACCCTGCTGCCGTGTAACGTCGTCGTCTACGAGGGCGACGACGGCGCGGTCGTCGTCAGTGCCGTCGAACCCGGAAATCTGCTCGACGTCACTGGTAACCCGGCCCTCGAGTCGATCGGTGACGACGCTCGCGAACGGTTCGAGCAGGCCCTCGAGCAGCTCTGA
- a CDS encoding class I SAM-dependent methyltransferase, with amino-acid sequence MVTRRPSRRFLGLLALVVAGIAFALRWRRNPSPCPYSQRRWIDLPRPIITRSRVRDLLAPRPGERVLEVGPGTGYYTLPVARSLEPDGTLHAVDVQPAMVDHLRTRLRDADRRNVAPIVGDARTLPYPDDSFDAAYLVLVLGEIPDQERALAELRRVLKPGGRLVVGELFPDPHFVRAGALRRRGERQGFRFEDRDGTSIGYVGRLSVPT; translated from the coding sequence ATGGTCACACGACGCCCATCTCGACGGTTCCTCGGGCTGCTGGCGCTCGTCGTCGCCGGGATCGCGTTCGCCCTCCGGTGGCGGCGGAACCCGTCCCCGTGTCCCTACTCGCAGCGGCGCTGGATCGACCTCCCGCGACCGATCATCACGCGCTCTCGCGTGCGCGACCTGCTCGCACCACGGCCGGGAGAACGCGTCCTCGAGGTCGGCCCGGGAACGGGCTACTACACGCTGCCCGTCGCTCGATCGCTCGAACCCGACGGAACGCTTCACGCGGTCGACGTGCAGCCGGCGATGGTCGATCACCTGCGGACTCGATTGCGGGACGCCGACCGTCGGAACGTCGCTCCGATCGTGGGGGACGCACGGACCCTCCCGTATCCGGACGATAGCTTCGACGCGGCGTATCTGGTCCTCGTCCTCGGCGAGATTCCCGATCAGGAGCGCGCGCTCGCCGAACTCCGCCGCGTCCTGAAACCCGGCGGCCGACTCGTCGTCGGCGAACTGTTCCCCGATCCGCACTTCGTCAGGGCCGGCGCGCTTCGGCGCCGGGGCGAACGGCAGGGGTTCCGCTTCGAGGATCGGGACGGAACGTCGATCGGCTACGTCGGACGACTGTCAGTGCCGACGTAG
- the trxA gene encoding thioredoxin gives MATDAHSGSPDLPTDEPVHVEGTDHLDEIVAEHDVVLVDFYADWCGPCKMLEPVIEALAEETEAVMAKVDVDRYQQLAGAYGVRGVPTLVLFADGEQVEQQTGVLPADRLRNLIEEYTNE, from the coding sequence ATGGCAACTGATGCACACTCCGGATCTCCCGATCTACCGACCGACGAACCAGTCCACGTCGAGGGTACGGACCACCTCGACGAGATCGTCGCAGAGCACGACGTCGTGCTCGTCGATTTCTACGCGGACTGGTGTGGCCCGTGCAAGATGCTCGAGCCGGTTATCGAGGCGCTCGCCGAGGAGACCGAGGCCGTGATGGCGAAGGTCGACGTCGACCGGTACCAGCAGCTCGCGGGTGCCTACGGCGTCCGCGGCGTTCCGACGCTCGTGCTCTTCGCGGACGGTGAACAGGTCGAACAGCAAACCGGCGTCCTGCCGGCGGACCGCCTCCGGAACTTGATCGAGGAATATACGAACGAATGA
- a CDS encoding NAD(P)/FAD-dependent oxidoreductase: MNTDTDRSTIVHDVVIVGSGVAGLSAAVYAARADLEPIVLEGPEPGGQLTLTTEVENYLGFPEGVGGMELIQRGKDQAERFGAEFVHGTVEDATLEARPFELALSNGETLRTRALIVATGASARWVGAENEDELMGYGLSTCATCDGAFHRGDDVLVIGGGDSAMEEALFLAKFADSVTIVHRRDELRASDIMARRAREHEKISFRWNTELLEIHGSQEEGVTGATLVRHPEGHPKEKLDAGLEVESEDVDVGGIFYGVGHVPNTEFLADTPIDRDDDGYLLTSEGMTTETAVEGVFGAGDVMDPQYRQAITAAGTGSMAALDAEAWLDERAARRDAAPAVELEASD; this comes from the coding sequence ATGAATACGGATACGGATCGCTCAACGATCGTTCACGACGTCGTAATCGTCGGCTCCGGCGTCGCGGGCCTCTCGGCCGCGGTCTACGCCGCTCGAGCCGACCTCGAGCCGATCGTGCTCGAAGGCCCGGAGCCGGGCGGCCAGCTGACGCTGACGACCGAGGTCGAGAACTACCTCGGCTTCCCCGAGGGCGTCGGCGGCATGGAACTGATCCAGCGCGGGAAAGACCAGGCCGAACGCTTCGGTGCCGAGTTCGTCCACGGGACCGTCGAGGACGCGACGCTCGAAGCGCGACCGTTCGAACTCGCGCTTTCGAACGGCGAGACGCTCCGGACCCGTGCACTGATCGTCGCGACCGGCGCGAGCGCCCGCTGGGTCGGGGCCGAGAACGAAGACGAACTGATGGGCTACGGCCTGTCGACGTGTGCGACCTGTGACGGCGCGTTCCACCGCGGCGACGACGTCCTCGTGATCGGCGGCGGCGACAGCGCGATGGAGGAGGCGCTGTTCCTCGCGAAGTTCGCCGACAGCGTCACGATCGTCCACCGTCGCGACGAACTGCGCGCGTCGGACATCATGGCCCGTCGGGCCCGCGAGCACGAGAAGATTTCGTTCCGCTGGAACACCGAACTACTCGAGATCCACGGCTCGCAGGAGGAGGGCGTCACCGGCGCGACGCTGGTGCGCCATCCCGAGGGTCACCCCAAGGAGAAGCTAGACGCGGGTCTCGAGGTCGAATCCGAGGACGTCGACGTCGGCGGCATCTTCTACGGCGTCGGCCACGTCCCCAACACGGAGTTCCTCGCGGACACGCCGATCGATCGCGACGACGACGGCTACCTGCTGACCAGTGAGGGGATGACGACCGAGACCGCCGTCGAGGGCGTTTTCGGCGCTGGCGACGTGATGGACCCGCAGTACCGACAGGCGATCACGGCAGCCGGAACCGGGAGCATGGCTGCACTCGACGCGGAAGCGTGGCTCGACGAGCGGGCGGCCCGGCGCGACGCGGCTCCCGCCGTCGAACTCGAGGCAAGCGACTAG
- a CDS encoding pyridoxamine 5'-phosphate oxidase family protein, with protein MKGLRWVQLPENERNEFLGTGGTGVLSFTKDVDEPPASLPVSYGYFEDAGHFYFRLSFPPGSDKEELVDNQVSFVVYGETDDGWRSVVVTGSLEELTELPEKSGAVQRMWAVTIPTVEIFDRPRSEIEFHDFRLVPDTITGRKEPT; from the coding sequence ATGAAGGGACTTCGCTGGGTCCAACTGCCCGAAAACGAACGAAACGAGTTCCTGGGTACCGGTGGAACCGGCGTCCTCTCGTTCACGAAGGACGTGGACGAACCGCCAGCCTCGCTGCCAGTGTCGTACGGCTACTTCGAGGACGCCGGACACTTCTACTTCCGCCTCTCGTTTCCGCCGGGAAGCGACAAAGAAGAACTCGTCGACAATCAGGTCTCGTTCGTCGTCTACGGCGAAACCGACGACGGGTGGCGAAGCGTCGTCGTGACCGGGTCCCTCGAGGAACTAACGGAGTTACCCGAGAAGTCGGGAGCCGTCCAGCGGATGTGGGCGGTCACGATCCCGACGGTCGAGATATTCGACCGGCCGCGATCGGAGATCGAGTTCCACGACTTCCGGCTCGTACCGGATACGATCACCGGTCGCAAAGAACCGACGTGA
- a CDS encoding DUF7522 family protein, with protein MPESSTDDLETELESVCRTAIGDGLRSITYFTADDYDQLYLRTDLERDADIERFVANERLGFTSQQTYGDSELGEYEFTIRVFEQGYVTRIIVGEHGVYVTADPLNMNEFHEVATAVRTVLADGDESDAR; from the coding sequence ATGCCCGAATCCTCGACTGACGACCTCGAAACGGAACTGGAAAGCGTCTGCCGAACCGCGATCGGCGACGGACTGCGCAGCATCACGTACTTCACGGCCGACGACTACGACCAGCTCTATCTTCGCACAGATCTCGAGCGTGACGCCGATATCGAGCGGTTCGTGGCGAACGAGCGGCTTGGCTTCACCTCGCAACAGACGTACGGCGACTCCGAACTCGGCGAGTACGAGTTCACCATCCGCGTCTTCGAGCAGGGGTACGTCACCCGGATCATCGTCGGCGAACACGGCGTGTACGTGACCGCCGATCCGCTCAACATGAACGAGTTCCATGAGGTCGCGACGGCGGTCAGGACGGTACTGGCAGACGGTGACGAATCGGACGCGCGGTAA
- a CDS encoding universal stress protein: MTKHVLVPVDGSDPSWAAFDYALEQYAGERISVLHVVDPAEGVYAGVDGGYYDGAAFDRALERGETLCDRARDRFEETDVASSTDLETVVESGRPRRKIVDYAEDHDVDHIVIGSHGREGVSRVLLGSVAETVTRRAAVPVTIVR, encoded by the coding sequence ATGACGAAACACGTGCTCGTTCCCGTGGACGGATCGGACCCGTCGTGGGCTGCCTTCGATTACGCACTCGAGCAGTACGCAGGCGAGCGGATCTCCGTACTCCACGTCGTCGATCCGGCCGAAGGCGTCTACGCGGGCGTCGATGGCGGTTACTACGACGGTGCGGCGTTCGATCGAGCGCTCGAGCGCGGCGAAACCCTCTGTGATCGGGCCCGCGACCGATTCGAGGAAACGGACGTCGCCTCGTCGACGGATCTCGAGACGGTCGTCGAGTCGGGTCGGCCGCGCCGGAAAATCGTCGACTACGCCGAGGACCACGACGTCGATCACATCGTCATCGGGAGCCACGGCCGGGAGGGGGTCTCGCGGGTCCTGCTGGGCAGCGTCGCGGAGACGGTCACGCGGCGGGCGGCGGTGCCGGTGACGATCGTTCGCTGA